Proteins encoded in a region of the Candidatus Brocadiaceae bacterium genome:
- a CDS encoding DUF362 domain-containing protein, translating into MGSTVWFAPFEDGADEGTVCRRTREVFAAAGLGAVVPEGAITAVKTHFGERGNDSFVSPACVRVVVEEVKRACGRPCLVETSTLYRGQRHNAVDHFNLAVEHGFGPEAMGCPLIFLDGLRGNLHVERPVNLRHCETVAVAGDFTLIPAAIIVSHFTGHVLSGIGGAIKNVAMGLASRAGKLRQHSQGRPEVQAADCIACGTCAQWCPEDAIMVGQAAHIDEGRCIGCGECVSVCPVGAIDFDWNAPAATFNEKMAEYAYGILGDKRDHVGFVTFLHRVTRHCNCMGTKGEKVCPDLGVLASTDPVAIDQAAVDLINGAAGRDLLEEVWPGAQYTAQFAHGEAIGLGSRRYALERV; encoded by the coding sequence ATGGGGAGCACGGTGTGGTTCGCTCCGTTCGAGGACGGGGCCGATGAGGGCACCGTCTGCCGCCGCACGCGGGAGGTCTTTGCGGCGGCCGGGCTGGGCGCGGTGGTCCCGGAGGGCGCCATCACGGCCGTGAAGACGCACTTCGGCGAGCGGGGCAACGACAGCTTCGTGTCGCCGGCCTGCGTGCGCGTTGTCGTGGAGGAGGTCAAGCGTGCGTGCGGGCGGCCCTGCCTGGTCGAGACGTCCACGCTGTATCGCGGCCAGAGGCACAACGCCGTCGACCACTTCAACCTGGCCGTGGAGCACGGGTTCGGCCCCGAGGCGATGGGCTGCCCGTTGATCTTCCTGGACGGCCTGCGCGGCAACCTGCACGTGGAGCGGCCCGTGAACCTGCGGCACTGCGAGACGGTGGCCGTGGCGGGCGACTTCACGCTGATTCCGGCGGCCATCATCGTCTCGCACTTCACCGGTCACGTGCTCAGCGGCATCGGCGGCGCCATCAAGAACGTGGCGATGGGGCTGGCCAGCCGGGCGGGCAAGCTGCGTCAGCACTCCCAGGGGCGGCCGGAGGTGCAGGCGGCTGACTGCATCGCCTGCGGCACGTGCGCCCAGTGGTGCCCCGAGGACGCCATCATGGTCGGCCAGGCGGCCCACATCGACGAGGGCCGCTGCATCGGCTGCGGAGAGTGCGTCTCGGTCTGCCCCGTGGGCGCGATCGACTTCGACTGGAATGCGCCCGCCGCGACGTTCAACGAGAAGATGGCGGAGTATGCCTACGGCATCCTGGGCGACAAGCGGGACCACGTCGGCTTCGTCACCTTCCTCCACCGGGTCACCCGGCACTGCAACTGCATGGGCACGAAGGGCGAGAAGGTCTGCCCGGACCTGGGCGTGCTGGCCTCGACCGATCCGGTGGCGATCGACCAGGCGGCCGTCGACCTGATCAACGGGGCGGCGGGCAGGGACCTGCTCGAAGAGGTCTGGCCGGGCGCGCAGTACACGGCGCAGTTCGCGCACGGCGAAGCGATCGGCCTGGGCAGTCGCCGCTATGCGCTGGAGCGCGTGTAG
- a CDS encoding mechanosensitive ion channel gives MPSDGARMVGPYRIVERIGEGSTGEVFRAVQPPRDRVVAVKVFAERFAGGPEAFARFEREVGVAARLKHPGIVPVIDCGRDGDAFYAVMEHVDGQSLATAMGAGPMPPADVMDCALQVCDALACAHAEGVVHGNLKPSNILLDAATGRARISDFAIAAFRTEGVGAGTMMWDMRSAEAFHYMAPELQLDAHRASAQSEVYSLGVILYEMLTATAPVGHFKPPSMVRDDVPIAMDAVISRCLAESAGDRYRSVDELKRALLRLRRPQRRRRRSEPVVRRLDPPAAAVLIVLLSVVPALLLRLVGRGRLSSAAVSHDGLMAALTFVLVALGAVLVTRLMLRARMVRGYIWLLPVLTVLSVGAWVAVHSTPLRGGGLLLGLTQFMASFSAFVSVLVAVARAALPDGAQRTRGGVPPLIRKLAVLVCAFLGFFLLIKWAFPGLDLTPVFVTSGALSIVVGLAVQDSLHNVLAGVVLSTERPFQVGDWIRIQDVEGAVTEVSWRVTKILTRQNDHVEVPNSVIIRERVLNHTRPTSLHLRKVRVGVAYEVPPGLAVGALTEAAARVGSVLKSPAPGVHFVDYADSALIYELRAYIDDYAAAEATDSELRKEIWYAFRRHAITIPFPQRDVNLRQIAEAPRRRRGRFVAAVGLPRGFVFELLDGRTTIGRSPENVLCITNQHVSSSHAVVEQTEDGFVIHDLNSRWGTKVNGEPVQSAPLSPGDVVEVGPIGLVFETDEAPAAGGPHRWLHGPVLSSAAVEEPGAASMDRTPEPPG, from the coding sequence CTTCGAACGCGAGGTCGGTGTGGCGGCGCGGCTGAAGCATCCCGGCATCGTCCCCGTGATCGACTGCGGCCGGGACGGCGACGCGTTCTACGCCGTCATGGAGCATGTGGACGGTCAGAGCCTCGCGACGGCCATGGGGGCGGGGCCGATGCCGCCCGCCGACGTGATGGACTGCGCGCTCCAGGTCTGCGACGCCCTCGCCTGCGCCCACGCCGAGGGCGTGGTGCACGGCAACCTGAAGCCCTCGAACATCCTCCTGGATGCGGCGACCGGCCGGGCCAGGATCTCCGACTTCGCCATCGCCGCGTTCCGGACCGAGGGCGTCGGCGCCGGCACCATGATGTGGGACATGCGCTCGGCGGAGGCTTTCCACTACATGGCCCCCGAGCTCCAACTGGATGCCCACAGGGCCTCGGCGCAGTCGGAGGTCTACTCCCTGGGCGTCATCCTGTACGAGATGCTGACCGCCACGGCACCGGTCGGGCACTTCAAGCCTCCGAGCATGGTCCGGGATGACGTCCCCATCGCAATGGATGCCGTCATCAGCCGGTGCCTGGCCGAATCGGCGGGGGACCGTTACCGCAGCGTGGACGAGCTGAAGCGGGCCCTGTTACGGCTGAGACGGCCCCAGCGGCGTCGGCGTCGGTCGGAACCGGTGGTGCGGCGGCTGGACCCTCCGGCGGCCGCGGTGCTGATCGTGCTCCTGAGCGTGGTGCCGGCCCTGCTGCTGCGGCTGGTCGGCCGGGGCCGGCTGTCGAGCGCTGCGGTGTCGCACGACGGGCTCATGGCGGCGCTGACGTTCGTCCTGGTCGCGCTGGGCGCCGTGCTGGTCACCCGCCTGATGCTGCGGGCGCGGATGGTCCGCGGGTACATCTGGCTGCTGCCCGTGCTGACGGTTCTGAGCGTGGGGGCCTGGGTGGCGGTTCACTCCACGCCGTTGCGGGGCGGCGGGCTGCTGCTGGGGCTCACCCAGTTCATGGCGTCCTTTTCGGCGTTCGTGTCGGTGCTGGTGGCCGTGGCGCGTGCGGCGTTGCCGGACGGGGCGCAGCGGACGCGCGGCGGTGTGCCGCCGCTGATACGCAAGCTGGCCGTGCTGGTCTGCGCGTTCCTGGGGTTCTTCCTCCTGATCAAGTGGGCGTTTCCCGGCCTCGACCTGACGCCGGTCTTCGTCACGTCCGGCGCCCTGTCGATCGTCGTCGGGCTGGCCGTGCAGGACTCGCTCCACAACGTGCTGGCGGGCGTCGTTCTGAGCACCGAGCGGCCCTTCCAGGTCGGCGACTGGATCCGGATTCAGGATGTCGAGGGGGCGGTGACCGAGGTGAGCTGGCGGGTCACGAAGATCCTGACCCGCCAGAACGATCACGTCGAGGTCCCGAACAGCGTGATCATCCGGGAGCGCGTTCTGAACCACACGCGGCCCACGTCGCTGCATCTGCGCAAGGTCCGGGTGGGAGTGGCCTATGAGGTCCCGCCGGGGCTGGCCGTCGGGGCGCTGACGGAGGCGGCCGCACGCGTCGGCAGCGTCCTGAAGAGCCCGGCCCCAGGCGTGCACTTCGTGGACTATGCGGATTCCGCGCTGATCTACGAACTGCGGGCCTACATCGACGACTACGCCGCTGCGGAGGCCACCGATAGCGAGCTGCGCAAGGAGATATGGTACGCGTTCAGGCGGCACGCGATTACCATTCCCTTCCCCCAGCGCGACGTCAACCTGCGGCAGATCGCGGAGGCACCCCGCCGGCGGCGCGGGCGCTTCGTGGCCGCGGTCGGTCTGCCGCGCGGGTTCGTGTTCGAACTGCTGGATGGGCGCACGACGATCGGGCGCAGCCCGGAGAACGTCCTGTGCATCACCAACCAGCACGTCTCCTCCTCGCACGCGGTCGTCGAGCAGACCGAGGACGGCTTCGTCATCCACGACCTGAACAGCCGGTGGGGTACGAAGGTCAACGGCGAGCCTGTTCAGTCCGCACCGCTCAGCCCGGGCGACGTCGTCGAGGTCGGTCCTATCGGGCTGGTCTTCGAGACCGACGAGGCCCCGGCGGCCGGGGGGCCGCACCGCTGGCTGCACGGGCCGGTGCTGTCCTCGGCGGCCGTCGAGGAGCCCGGGGCGGCTTCCATGGACCGCACGCCGGAACCCCCCGGCTGA
- a CDS encoding RNA-guided pseudouridylation complex pseudouridine synthase subunit Cbf5: protein MAFHVRCECTSDPRHGCAPRERALPDYLRRGVVVLDKPPGCTSRRAADRVRQALGGTRVGHGGTLDPGVTGVLPVLLDEATPAAAVLLGCDKAYEGAMQLHGDVPDGELAAAMDGLCGVIVQRPPRRSRVRRVPRERAVRAFTVTERAGRRVVFAVRCQGGTYVRTLVHDLGQALGTGAHMAALRRTQAGPFGLHEAVKHEQVERAVAQARAGDEAPLRSLVHPVDEVVCRVLPRLSMDDGAVDAVCCGVPLAVPGVCGFDDFLAGEAVALMTLKGELVGVGRARADSESLAAAQRGVAATPRRVFLARGTYPSHGGAGGAS from the coding sequence ATGGCGTTCCACGTCCGGTGCGAATGCACGAGCGACCCGCGCCATGGGTGCGCGCCCCGGGAGCGGGCCCTGCCGGACTACCTGAGGCGCGGCGTGGTGGTTCTGGACAAGCCGCCCGGCTGCACCTCCCGCCGCGCCGCCGACCGCGTGCGCCAGGCGCTGGGCGGCACGCGGGTGGGCCATGGCGGCACGCTCGACCCGGGCGTCACGGGCGTTCTGCCCGTCCTGCTGGACGAGGCGACGCCCGCCGCCGCGGTGCTGCTGGGGTGCGACAAGGCATATGAGGGCGCCATGCAGTTGCACGGCGACGTGCCGGACGGTGAACTGGCCGCCGCCATGGACGGGCTCTGCGGGGTGATCGTGCAGAGGCCGCCCCGGCGAAGCCGGGTCAGGCGGGTGCCGCGCGAGCGGGCCGTGCGCGCGTTCACCGTCACCGAGCGTGCCGGCCGGCGCGTCGTGTTCGCCGTCCGCTGCCAGGGCGGCACCTACGTGCGCACGCTCGTGCACGATCTGGGACAGGCCCTGGGCACCGGCGCGCACATGGCCGCGCTCCGGCGCACGCAGGCCGGCCCGTTCGGGCTGCACGAGGCCGTGAAGCACGAGCAGGTCGAGCGGGCGGTCGCGCAGGCCCGTGCCGGCGATGAGGCGCCGCTGCGGTCGCTCGTGCATCCGGTCGACGAGGTCGTCTGCCGCGTCCTGCCGCGGTTGAGCATGGACGACGGGGCCGTCGACGCCGTCTGCTGCGGGGTGCCGCTGGCCGTCCCGGGGGTGTGCGGATTCGACGACTTCCTGGCGGGCGAGGCGGTGGCGTTGATGACGTTAAAGGGGGAACTGGTCGGCGTGGGGCGGGCGCGGGCGGATTCGGAGTCGCTGGCGGCGGCGCAACGGGGTGTTGCGGCCACGCCGCGGCGGGTCTTTCTGGCGCGGGGCACCTATCCATCGCATGGGGGGGCCGGGGGCGCTTCTTGA
- the raiA gene encoding ribosome-associated translation inhibitor RaiA — translation MQIQISGRHLTVTEQMDRHIREQIAKLPPFAEKTQHIDVTLTADSGTQVVEIAARIGRADLVAQASSHDMYHSIDEAFAKMERQLVRQHDKLVRGRAREGQKE, via the coding sequence GTGCAGATCCAGATTTCCGGAAGGCATCTGACGGTAACGGAACAGATGGACAGGCACATCCGGGAGCAGATCGCCAAGCTTCCTCCGTTCGCAGAGAAGACCCAGCACATCGACGTGACGCTGACGGCGGACTCGGGCACGCAGGTGGTCGAGATTGCGGCGCGAATCGGCCGGGCGGACCTGGTGGCGCAGGCCAGCAGTCACGACATGTATCATTCGATAGACGAAGCATTTGCGAAGATGGAGCGGCAGCTCGTGCGCCAGCACGACAAGCTGGTGCGCGGCCGTGCGAGGGAGGGCCAGAAGGAGTAG